Genomic segment of Myxococcus stipitatus:
TCCGACTCAAGACGACGCAGGCCCCGGACCCCAAGGCCATGCTGTCGGCCCTCACCTCGGGCCCCACGCCCTTCGAGCTCGCCTCGTTCGCGAGCATCCATCCGGAGTGGGCCCAGGGGAGCAAGCCCTATCGCTCCCGTGGCTTCGGCGAGCTGCACTATCCCCATGGCTGGCTCTGCGGCTTCCGCGGAAAGGGACATGACCAGCTGGTCTCCCGTCGGTGGCTGGAGTTCGGCCCCTGGCGCGTCCTGAAGGGCTCCGGCGACACCACCCTGGTCCAGTTCCATGACGTGGCGGCGGATGCGGCCACGGCGCTCGAGCAGGCGCGGGCGGGACATCGGCTGCTGGAGATCCTCAATCCAGACAGCGGCTTCATCGCCGCCGACCACGTCATGTCGCATGACCTCCAGGGCATCTACGACGCCAGGAACCAGGCCCTGCGCATCATCGTCCACGGGCGCGAGGTGCCCCCGGGCGAGATGCGGGACGCGTGCGCCGCGAAGAAGACCCAGCCCCTGGGCCCGGAGAAGCCCATCGCGCGCGTGGCGTATGTGTTCATGGAGCCGCAGGCGGCTCGAGCGCATCTGCACGCCCTGTGGCTCAGAGAGCTCGAGTGCTGGACCATCGAGCAGGGCAACGAGGTCCGCCTCGACAAGGACCATCGCCCCACGCCCGTGAAGCCAGACTGGGTGAAGGCCGTCGAGTCACGCTGAGGGTGGGCGTGGCGCGAGGGAGCACCCGCGCCACGCACTCACCGCCCCGCACCCGGCCAGGGTGATGCGCCGCCGGGCTCCACAAGAATCGAAAGCGGACACGCCGAGCCGAATGTCTCGCTATTGGACGCATCACCTCCCGCCCATTCTTGTTGCCCTCGAGAGCCATCTCTAACGTGGCGCCCGCCGAACAGGCATCCCCTGTGTGGAAGGGCTGTCATGATGTCTTTCAATCCCTGGAATGGATGGTCGTGGTTGCTCACGACCGGGCTCGTCGTCGCCTTGGGCTGGGAGGGAGCCGCTGGCGATGTCTCACTTCACCACCGAGCCTTCACCTGGCGGGGGGTGCCGGACCTCTCGCCGCCCTTCCATGTCGCGGCGGATGGCTTTGGCGACCTGGGTGCCCGCTTCGCCGACGTCAATGGTGACGGCAAGCAGGACTTCCTCTTCCACCGGTGGATCAACGGCACCACCGTGCAGAAGGGCGCCTACGTGAGCACCGGCATGGGCTGGCAGGAGGCCCCCGACTTCACGCCTCCCTTCCACATCGCGGCGGACGGCTATGCCGACCTCGGTGCGCGCTTCGCCGACGTCAATGGTGACGGCAGACAGGACTTCCTCTTCCACCGCTGGGTCAACGGCGCGACGGTGCAGAAGGGCGCCTACCTGAGCACCGGCACGGGCTGGCAATGGGCGCCTGACTTCACCCCGCCCTTCCACATCGCGGCGGAGGGCTACGGCGACCTCGGTGCACGCTTCGCCGACGTCAATGGTGACGGCAGGCAGGACTTCCTCTTCCATCGGTGGATCAACCCGACCCTCTCGCAGCTGGGCGCCTACCTGAGCACCGGCACGGGCTGGCAATGGGCGCCAGACTTCACCCCACCCTTCCACATCGCGGCGGACTACTACGGCGACCTGGGCGCGCGCTTCGCCGACGTCAATGGTGACGGCAAGCAGGACTTCCTCTTCCACCGCTGGGTCAATCCCTCCACGGTGCAGAAGGGCGCCTATTTGAGCACCGGCACGGGCTGGCAATGGGCGCCTGACTTCACCCCGCCCTTCCACATCGCGGGGGATGGCTTTGGCGACCTCGGCGCTCGCTTCGCGGATGTGAATGGCGACGGCAGCGAGGACTTCCTCTTCCACCGCTGGGTCAACGCCTTCACGGTGCAGAAGGGTGCCTATCTGAGCACCGGGAGTGGATGGCAGTGGTCCACGGACTTCACGCCTCCCTTCCACATCGCGGGAGATGGCTTTGGCGACCTGGGCGCGCGCTTCGCCGACGTCAACGGAGACGGCAAGCAGGACTTCCTCTTCCACCGCTGGGTCAACAACGCCACGGTGCAGAAGGGCGCCTACGTGAGCACGGGCAGCGGGTGGCAGTGGGCGCCGGAGTACACGCCGCCGTTCCACATCGCGGCGGATGGGTTCGGCGACCTGGGCGCTCGCTTCGTCGACCTCGACGGAGACGGGAAGCAGGACTTCGCCTACCACCGGTGGATCACCAGCACGCTGGTGCAGCACGGCGCCTACCTGGCGCCGTAGGGCCCCCCCGAGAAGCCCGAAGCGCCGGAGTCAGGGCGCCCGCACATCGAAGAACGACACCCGCCCGTCGGGGATGAGCCCCATGGACAGGAGGTATGTGCCTTCGCCCAGGCGCACCTGGTACTGGTAGAGGCGGTCATCCCCGCGCACCTCGCGCTTCACCAGCACCAGCGGGCCCGGCGCCCCCAGCTTGCGCAGCAGCGCCTGGTAGTGGGGGAAGCGCTGGCTCAGCAAGCCCTCCGGGACGTACGCGAACCGGGCCGGGTCCACCGTCCCGTCGCGCACCTGCTCCATCAGCTTCGCGGCCTGCGCGGCGACCTCCGGCTCCGTGTCTGGAATCGGGGCGAGAGGAGGCACCGCCAGCGCGGGGTTGACGAGGGCGGCGAGTCCCTCGACGAAGCGCGAGGGCGAGGCCTGCTCGGTGTTCGCCAGCACGACGATGGAGAGCCGCTCTCCGATGAAGCGGGCGTAGGCGGTGCGGAAGCCCTGCCAGGCCCCCGAGTGCTTGTGCAGCGGCTGCCCCGCGCGCTCCAACACCTCCCAACCAAAGCCATAGGGCTGCGTGCTGCCGCTGGTCAGCTTCGCGGGGCTCAGGATTTCGCGCCAGCTCTCCTCGCGCAGCAGCGCCCGGCGCTCCACCGCCGCATCCCAGGCCAGCATGTCCTTCACCGAGAAGTAGAGCGAGCCGTCCGCCGTGGTGTTGAGCGAGGGCGACACCCAGGTCTGGTGCTTCACCACCCCGTCCACGCGCCGATATCCCGACGAGCGATGCGGGACGATGTCGTCCTCGCTGATGCCTCGCGCCGTCTTCATCCCCGCGGGCCGGAAGACCTGCTCCGCGAGAACCTCACCGTAGAACCTCCCCGCGACCCGGTTCACCAGGATGCCCAGCAGCACGTAGCCCGAGTTGCTGTAACCCCACCGGGCCCCGGGCGGGAACTCCAGGGGCAGTTTGTAGATGTATCGAGCGAAATCCTCGTCCGTGTAGTCCTTGCGCTCATCGAGCTTGCCCTCCAGGTCCTGGATGCCGGAGGTATGGGTCAACAGGTGGCGCACCGTGATGGGCGCCCAGCTCGCCGGTGCGTCGGGGAAGTACTTCGTGATGCTGTCGGACAACGACAGCCGCCCCGCCTCCACCTGCGCCATCACCGCCATCGCCGTGAACTGCTTCCCCAGCGAGCCGGACTGGAAGAGGGTGTCCGCCGTCACGGGGACATCGTGCTCCAGGTTCGCGGAGCCATAGCCCTTCGCCAGGACCACCTT
This window contains:
- a CDS encoding VCBS repeat-containing protein: MMSFNPWNGWSWLLTTGLVVALGWEGAAGDVSLHHRAFTWRGVPDLSPPFHVAADGFGDLGARFADVNGDGKQDFLFHRWINGTTVQKGAYVSTGMGWQEAPDFTPPFHIAADGYADLGARFADVNGDGRQDFLFHRWVNGATVQKGAYLSTGTGWQWAPDFTPPFHIAAEGYGDLGARFADVNGDGRQDFLFHRWINPTLSQLGAYLSTGTGWQWAPDFTPPFHIAADYYGDLGARFADVNGDGKQDFLFHRWVNPSTVQKGAYLSTGTGWQWAPDFTPPFHIAGDGFGDLGARFADVNGDGSEDFLFHRWVNAFTVQKGAYLSTGSGWQWSTDFTPPFHIAGDGFGDLGARFADVNGDGKQDFLFHRWVNNATVQKGAYVSTGSGWQWAPEYTPPFHIAADGFGDLGARFVDLDGDGKQDFAYHRWITSTLVQHGAYLAP
- a CDS encoding serine hydrolase domain-containing protein codes for the protein MRGCSGSFSRFIGLWVGLLIAGTASAKDSLQARLDAFIRAEQQRQGVVGLAVGVVHKGKVVLAKGYGSANLEHDVPVTADTLFQSGSLGKQFTAMAVMAQVEAGRLSLSDSITKYFPDAPASWAPITVRHLLTHTSGIQDLEGKLDERKDYTDEDFARYIYKLPLEFPPGARWGYSNSGYVLLGILVNRVAGRFYGEVLAEQVFRPAGMKTARGISEDDIVPHRSSGYRRVDGVVKHQTWVSPSLNTTADGSLYFSVKDMLAWDAAVERRALLREESWREILSPAKLTSGSTQPYGFGWEVLERAGQPLHKHSGAWQGFRTAYARFIGERLSIVVLANTEQASPSRFVEGLAALVNPALAVPPLAPIPDTEPEVAAQAAKLMEQVRDGTVDPARFAYVPEGLLSQRFPHYQALLRKLGAPGPLVLVKREVRGDDRLYQYQVRLGEGTYLLSMGLIPDGRVSFFDVRAP